In a genomic window of Candidatus Omnitrophota bacterium:
- a CDS encoding PilZ domain-containing protein: MARQKENRCFPRIDFHSKIQYQIRGKPDFNSALTNDISCGGLRFTNDRFVPTSTAVMLEINVLNRVLRPVGKIAWSTPLSHSNRNQMGIEFVEFNLHEQIYLKDFINMQLGQI, translated from the coding sequence TTGGCAAGACAGAAAGAAAATCGTTGTTTTCCCCGGATAGATTTTCATTCAAAGATACAGTATCAGATCAGAGGCAAGCCGGATTTTAATAGCGCTCTCACTAATGACATAAGCTGCGGCGGTTTAAGGTTTACTAACGACAGGTTTGTTCCCACTTCTACCGCGGTAATGCTTGAAATTAATGTTTTAAACCGCGTACTCAGGCCTGTTGGTAAAATAGCCTGGTCAACGCCCCTGTCGCATTCTAATCGCAATCAAATGGGTATAGAGTTTGTCGAGTTTAATCTGCACGAACAAATATACCTTAAAGATTTTATCAATATGCAACTTGGGCAAATTTAA